AGCGGAGTCTGTCCATCCTGGGGAATTTACAGTCATGCAAACGCAACACATGCCCCGGTCGGTGTTTCACAACTCGGTCGTGGTGTTCTCCAAAAACTACCTGCCCCTAACGCGGGTGGATCTCAAGCGCGCGATCGCCTTATTGGCAACGGGTAAAGCCGTCTGCCTCGATAACATTGACGCGATTAACACCCACAGTTGGACGGTTCGCTCGCCGAGTCTGGTGTTGACCGTACCGACCTGCATTCGCTTGACGGGTACCAGCACCGAACGCATGTGGAAGGTGCCGCCAGTCAGTCGCCGAGAAGTTATGCGCCGCGACCGGCACGCCTGCCAATACTGCGGCAGTACCCGCAACCTCACCCTCGACCACGTCCAACCGCGATCGCGCGGCGGTGCCCACACCTGGGATAACGTCGTCGCCGCTTGCGCTCCTTGCAACTCTCGCAAGGGCGCTCGCACGCCTGCGGAAGCGGGAATGCCCTTGTTCCGCAAGCCCAAGGCTCCCATGCACCCTGCGCTTGCCTTTGCAGAAAAGTTTTGGAAAACGCGACCGGCCGCGCCGCCGATCGCCGAGTAAAGAGACAAAAAGCTGATGTTGAAGTTGAACTACACGGAAGACGGTTTGTACCTGGAGCGAGTCGCCAAGTCTCTCGAAGACGTCCTGCGCGATCGCGTGGTTTTGATGGCGCGCTTGGGCGAAACTCTATATGTGGAGTCAGGCAGTGCCTCTTTCCTGCTCCCGCAGGACGCACCCGGGCTGTCGCGGCTAGTGCAGTTGCTGCAGCACGAACGTTATGAAGATGTTGCAGTTGCAGCCGTCGATGATGAGTGCGTTGAGATTTGCATGGAGGGTTGCTGGATGGCTGCGAGTCCCGATGCCGATACGGGAACATTTTTAACCGCGCTCGATGATGAAACCGAGTTTCTCGTCGCTCGTCTCTGGGAAGCAACTCAGGTCCAAGCGACGTTCCTAGCCTAAATTTCGGGAACGTTGCTGACACAACTCCCGGCTGCAGGGGC
This DNA window, taken from Rubidibacter lacunae KORDI 51-2, encodes the following:
- a CDS encoding HNH endonuclease; the protein is MQTQHMPRSVFHNSVVVFSKNYLPLTRVDLKRAIALLATGKAVCLDNIDAINTHSWTVRSPSLVLTVPTCIRLTGTSTERMWKVPPVSRREVMRRDRHACQYCGSTRNLTLDHVQPRSRGGAHTWDNVVAACAPCNSRKGARTPAEAGMPLFRKPKAPMHPALAFAEKFWKTRPAAPPIAE
- a CDS encoding alr0857 family protein, with amino-acid sequence MLKLNYTEDGLYLERVAKSLEDVLRDRVVLMARLGETLYVESGSASFLLPQDAPGLSRLVQLLQHERYEDVAVAAVDDECVEICMEGCWMAASPDADTGTFLTALDDETEFLVARLWEATQVQATFLA